The genomic segment GGAATAGAAAAGGCAGTAGCCGGCAACAGGATTTCCGACATATCATCTGCGATCCAAACATATGTGGAATCACAGGGGTTGTCGATTGTAAGGAGCTTTGTAGGACACGGCATCGGCAGGGAGCTTCATGAGGAGCCGCAAATACCGAATTTCGGCAGGCCAGGTGAAGGTCCAAGGCTTACCGAGGGCATGACGCTTGCCATTGAACCGATGGTAAATGCCGGCGGATGGGAAGTGGTAATCTTAGATGACGGATGGACGGCAGTGACAAAAGACGGGTGTTTATCAGCCCATTTTGAACATACAATAGCAATTACAAAAGACGGCAATGTTGTCTTGACTAAATTATGAAGAGTAATTATAATTATTAGTTCTAAAATGTCCAAAGAAGAGGCCATAGAGGTACAGGGAACGATTCTTGAAAACTTGCCGAACGCAATGTTCAGGGTTGAACTTGAAAATGGACAGCAGATATTAGCATACGTCTCTGGTAAGATGCGGATGCATTTTATCAAGATACTGCCCGGAGATAAGGTGACAGTAGAGCTTTCGCCATATGATCTCACGAAAGGCAGAATAACATACAGATTTAAATGAGAAGCTGAAAGTTAAGAGTGAAGGAACCGAGACTGTTAACTTATTAGCTTTAAACTCTTAACTATTTTTGAGGTAGACATGAAAGTAAGGTCGTCAGTAAAACCGATATGTGCGAAATGCAAGATTATAAAAAGACAGGGTGTGGTCAGGGTCATTTGCAGTAATCCCAAGCACAAGCAAAGACAGGGATAAAGACAGTTGAAAGTTAAGAGTGAGAGCGAAGAAATAAGATTCTTGATTTTTAACTTTTTAAAGGAGACAAGGTGAGAATAGCAGGTGTAGATTTACCCAACAAAGAAAGGATTGAAATAAGCCTTACCAGGATATTCGGTATCGGCAGGAGCATGTCACGCAAGATTTTGCAGGAGACGGGAATAGACCTTAATAAAAAGGCAAAGGACCTCACTGATGAAGATGGCGTAAAGCTCAGGGCGATCATTGACAAGGATTTCAAAGTTGAAGGCGATTTAAGACGTGAAATCGCAATGAATATAAAAAGACTTCAGGACATCGGCAGTTACAGAGGACTCAGGCACAAGAGCAAATTACCTGTGAGAGGGCAGAGGACAAAGACAAACGCGCGCACACGTAAAGGCCCGAGGAAGGCTGTCGGCAGCATGAAGAAGAAGGGAGTATAAAGTTTAATGGCCCAGAAGAAGAAAAAAAGCACTAAAAGAGAAAAAAAGGTTGTACATACCGGCGAAGCATATATACAGGCTACGTTTAATAATACCATCATCACAATTACCGATCAGAACGGCAATGTAGTAACATGGTCTTCGGCAGGAGCGCAGGGATTTAAGGGGTCCAGAAAAGGAACGCCGTATGCCGCGCAGATTGCTGCGGATGTCGCCGCCAAAAAGGCCATGGGTTTTGGAATGCGTCAGGTAGATGTATATGTTAAAGGTCCAGGCGCCGGGAGAGAATCGGCAATCAGGGCGCTTCAGGCGGCCGGTCTTGAGGTAAACCTTATCAAGGATGTTACCCCTGTTCCTCATAATGGTACAAAACCACCCAAAAGGAGAAGAGTATAGTGGCAAGGTATAGAGAAGCTCTATGCAGATTATGCAGAAGAGAAGGCGAGAAATTATATCTCAAAGGCGACAGATGTTATACAGATAAATGCGGAGTTGAAAGAAGGAAATACGCTCCCGGGCAGCACGGCCAGAGAAAGAAGAAACCGTCTGATTACGCGTTGCAGCTCAGGGAGAAACAGAAGGCAAAAGAGATTTACGGGGTGCTTGAAAGCCAGTTCAAGGGAAATTTCCAGATCGCGGAAAGAAGGAAGGGCGTTGCCGGAAGCAATCTCCTGCAGGTACTGGAATGCAGGCTTGACAACGCGGTATACCGTCTTGGTTTCGCAGCAAACCGCAGGCAGGCAAGACAGCTTGTATTACACGGGCATTTTACAGTAAATAATAAAAAGGTCAGCATCCCCTCTTATCAATTAAGAGCGGGTGATATAATTGGATTAAAGGAAGCGAGCAAGAAGCTTAGCGTGATAGAAGAAAATATTTCAAAGATTGAACGCAGGGGGTTGCCTGCCTGGATAGAGATGGACGTTAACAATCTTAAAGGCAAAATACTTCATGCTCCTTCAAGAGATGAGATTGATCTGCCTGTGCAGGAGCAGTTGATCGTAGAATTGTATTCAAAATAACTATTAGCCATCGGCTGACGTCCGGCGGCTATTTTTTAAGGAGGCTTAATGGATCTAAAAAAGAAAGGCTTTCAACTCCCAGAAAATATCAATTTTGATTCTGAGAGCCTTACAAATACATATGGTAAGTTTTACGCCGAGGCCTTTGAAAGAGGCTTTGGGACCACCATAGGAAACGCCCTGAGAAGGGTCCTGTTATCATCTATTGAGGGCGCGGCAATAACCTCGATACGCATTCCGGGCGTGCTGCATGAATTTTCCACGATCACGGGCGTGAAAGAAGATGTTGTCGACGTCGTGCTTAACGTGAAGCAGTTGAGAATGAAATTGCATTCCAATGAACCCAAAGTGGTCACAATTAATGTGAAAGGCCCGCGCGAAATTAAGGGAAAAGACATAGAGACCGGGGGACAGGTTGAGATACTGAACCCTGAACAGCACATTGCCACGCTGGAGAAGAATGCGAGCTTAACAATGGAGTTTACCGTAGAAAAAGGCAAAGGATATGTTACTGCCGACAGGAACAAAAAGGCTGATCAGCCGGTTGATACCATGGTAATAGATTCCATCTTTACCCCGATCAAGAGGGTAAATTTCTGGATAGAGGGCGCCAGGGTAGGCCGCTCAACGGATTATGACAAGCTGGTTATGGAGATATGGACTGACGGGAGCATCACTCCCCAGAACGCCTTGACAGAGGCATCCGACATTCTCATGGAACATCTCGCGCTCTTTACGTTTGATATAGAAGAACCTGAAGAGAACCCCCAACTGGTCACAGCGGAACAATCAGAAGGTGATCCGGTCAGTAACGTAGTGGATGAATTTTACTATGACACGCCCGCTGTGGCAAGTGAACAGCTTCTTAAAAGCGTTGAAGAGCTTGAGCTTTCAGTGCGTTCATATAACTGTCTGAAAAACGCAAATATCCGCACGCTCGCCGAGCTGGTGCAGAAGACCGAGCAGGAGATGCTGAGGACCAAAAACTTCGGACGCAAATCTTTAAATGAGATAAAAGAAATCATAACTCAAATGGGACTGCATTTTAATATGAGGATAGATCCTGAAGAGCTTCAGAAATTAGCAAAGAACAAGAGGGTAGAAAATGCGTCATAAAGTTGCAGGTAGAGGATTCGGCAGAAACGCAAACCAGAGGAAGGCCCTTTTACGCGGGCTTGTCACATCGTTGATTGAACACCTGAAGATAGAGACAACCGTTGCAAAGGCGAAGGAAGCGAGAAGACTGGCGGAGCGCGTGATCACTTTCAGTAAGAAAGGCGACCTGCATTCAAGAAGGCTGGCGCTTTCTCACATTCCCAACAATAAGATAATCACAAAACTCTTCAACGAGATCGCCCCGAAGATAACAAGGACCAGCGGTTATCTCCGCGTTGTAAAAACACGCTTCCGCGCAGGTGATAACTCCGACATGGCAATACTTGAGTTTGTCGATTATGATCTGCTGAAGCCGGAGAAAAAAGAAGAAAAGAAAGAGGCCAGGAAAGAAGCAAAAAAAGAAGTTAAGAAGGAAAATAAAGAAGAGAAGACCGAAGTAAAAAAGGAAAAGAAGAAGGCAAAGACAGCAAAGAAAGAAGTCAAAGAATAATTTTCCTATAGATATTTTTCAAAGGCATGGCTGCCGTTTGGCACTATGCCTTTTTTATTTTTGAAAATTTCCTGACAGTGCCAATCGCTTTACAATACTTGTGACGCTGATATATTCTTTAATTTAAAACCATCATGCAAAAGCCAAATGCCATAGAGGTTTCGGGGCTTACGAAGAAGTTCGGTGAGCTTGCGGCTGTTAATGACGTGAGCTTCACGGTTACAGAGGGCGAGTTCTTCGGCTTTCTCGGCCCTAACGGCGCGGGGAAAACGACCCTCATCAGGATCCTCACGACACTGATTAAACCCACAAGCGGAAAGGCCGTTGTCTCTTGCTGTGACGTGTCTGAAAAGCCTGATAGTGTCAGGCAGAGAATAGGCGTTGTGCCGCAGGCGATGACCAGCGATATGGACCTTACAGGGTATGAGAACATGGACATCTACGGCCGCTTTTACAGCATTCCCAAAAAAGAGAGGAAAGAGAAGATCAAATACCTGCTCGACCTTGTCGGGCTTACAAGCAGGGCAGGCGACCTTGTTGCAACTTTTTCCGGCGGCATGAAGAGGAGGCTTGAGATCGCGCGAGCGCTTGTTCACACGCCTGACATCTTGTTTCTTGACGAGCCCACAATAGGACTGGACCCGCAGAGCAGGCGGGTTGTCTGGGAATTCCTTGAGAAGTTCAGAAAAAAAGATTCCCTCACCATAATGCTCAGCACTCATTACATGGAGGAAGCTGAGAGCCTGTGCGACAGGGTGGCCATCATTGACGCGGGCAAAATAATAGCTTTGGATTCTCCCGATAATCTCAAGGCCCAAATCCCCGGCAACGATATCATTTCACTTACGCTGTCTGATACTTCGAGATTAGATGAAATTAATAATATATTAACGGGCATCCAGTTCGTGCATAAAATAAAAGTGGATGGCGAGACGCTGCGCATTTACGTAGACAACGGCGCGCAGAATCTTACTTCTCTCATTGATGCAGTCAAAGGGGCCGGTGGGACAGTCAGTTCCGTAGGCATACATCAGCAGTCCCTTGAGGACGCCTTCATTCATTTTACTGGCAAGTCAATACGCGAGGAAGAGGCAAAGAAGGTGAGCTTCCTCATCGGCGCAGGAGTGCCTCAGAAGCTGGGAAGATGATAAAACTGCTTGCGGTAATTGAGCGCGACATTAAAAAATTCTGGCGCAATCCTGTTGTTATCATGATAAGCCTGGTAATGCCGCTGTTGTATCTTGTTATCCTCGGCAATTCATTTCAGGGCAAATTCAAGGGCCTTCCGGTAGCCGTTGTAAACAGGGATCCAGGCACATACTCAAACCGCGTGATTGAAAATCTAAGGGCGCTTGAGGCAGGGCCCAAGACAATTTCCATTTTCCAGTTAAATGACGAGGGCAGGGCGGTTGAAGGGGTAAGGAACGGGCAGTACAAGGCGGCGCTGATCATACCGCCGGATTTTTCAAAAAGGGTTGTGCTCGATAAAAAACCTGAAGTGGGTTTATTCATAGACAACACGGACAACATCTCCGCCGAGACGATAAGGAATGCTGTTGGCGGGACCATGAAATTTATCAGGCAGCAATACGTGCCGGTCAGGGAGAGGCCGGGTGAGATATACACCAGGAACATAGACTTGTACAGCCTGGTTGATTACTATCAGTCGCTCGTCCCCGGCGTTGTGATCATGGCTATATTTCTCGGCACAATGACCGCGGGCGTGTTCAATCTCGTGATGGATAAATTCCTCGGCATCAATGAGAGCTATCTGCTTACCCCGTTATCGCGCGGCACAATCGTGACGGGACTGATCATCAGCGGCCTGACGATCACTACAATAACTGCCCTTACTGTCTTTGGAGTTAGTATGCTGATAACCGGCATCCCTTTCTTAAGGGGATTGGACCAGGGAATATCCATACTCATTGTTGTCATACTGACGACCCTCGCGCTTTTAAGCATGATGTTTTTGTTTTTGGGAAGGGCCAGTCATCCGAGGGTTGTCGGGCTGTTCAGCGGTTTTATGAACGTCATATTCTTTTTCCCAAGCGGCGCGGTATATCCCATTGAGAGCTTTCCCAACTGGCTCAAGGCCTTCTCAAAGATAAACCCCGAGGCGTACGCGGTGCACGCCCTGAAGTCGATCCTGTTTAAAAACGCGGGGCTTATGATCGTCTTTGGCGACATAATGTTCCTGCTTGGCTTTACAACTCTGATGATGGTCCTTGCGATAGTGACTTTCAAGAGGACGCTGTAGAGCTTTCAGCTTATAGCTTACAGCTATCAGCTATTATTTCTCATATTCCCTCAATTCCTTTTCTGAGAAGCCGAAGTAGTGCCCTATCTCATGCACGAGTGTCTTTCGTATCTGATCAACAAGCTGGTCTTCATTAGAACAGATGCTTTCGATGTTCTTCTGGAAGAGCATTATCCTGTCGGGAAGGGGATAGGGAATATCAAAGAACCCTCCCTTCTTTGTATAAGGCACGCCGCTGAAAAGCCCCAACAGGCCGTGCTTTCTCGTATTCAGCTTTTTGATATCATCCTCGCCGGGATAATCTTCGATCATGATCGTGATATTTACAAAATACTTCCTGTACTCCTCCGGCAATGTCTTCAACGCCTCTTCCGCAAGCTTCTCAAAATGTTCTCTGCTTACACTGTAGGACATGAGATTATTTTACAGGATGGAGATGCAAAACAAAAACGGCTTTTCTACCTTTGTCTCGTTGATTTCTACCGTTAAAATCCTTATCCTTAATTATGCATCTTGTTGCAATTCCGGGCAGAACAGCAGTGACCATGTTTTTTGATGCAAACAAAATGGTTGAGCTCGGCTGGAGCTTAGGATATTGATTGAGGGGGAAAAATGAAAGAGAACTCGCTTGCTGTATTTGAAGATTACAAAATCCGCAGAGTGTATGATGAGGAAAAGGAGACCTGGTATTTTTCTGTGGTGGATGTAATCGCAGCGCTGATTCAGCAGCCGGATTATCAGGCGGCACGGAAATATTGGAAAGTCCTGAAAGGGCGATTGGCTAAGGAGGGAAGCGAACTGGTAACAAATTGTTACCAGTTGAAAATGACTGCTGATGACGGCAAACAACGCCTCACCGATACTGCGACAGCCGAAACCCTGCTGCGCCTCGTCCAAAGCGTTCCAAGCCCCAAGGCTGAACCGATCAAACTCTGGCTGGCAAAGGTCGGTTACGAGCGAATACAAGATATGGGCGATCCGGCCCGATCCCTTGACCGCGCCCGTGAATACTGGAAGCAGCACGGGAGAAGCGAGAAATGGATTCAGCAGCGGATGATGGGGCAGGAGACCCGCAACAAGCTGACTGATTACTGGAAAGATCATGAGGTCAAAAAAGAAGAAGAATACGCTATTTTGACCAATATCATTCATCAGGAATGGGCGGATGTCTCTGTAAAAAAGCACAAGAAAATGAAGGGGCTGAAAACGCAAAACCTGAGAGATCATATGAGCGAGGCGGAACTGATATTTACCGCCCTTGCCGAACTATCCACCCGGCAGATAGCAGAGAGCATGAATGCAGTCGGCATGGACAAGAACAAGGTCGCAGGGAAAAAAGGCGGCGGCATTGCCAAAAAGGCAAGACGTGAACTGGAAGCAAAGACAGGCAGAAAGGTTGTCACCGCAGAGAGCTTCCTTCCACCGTCTTCAAAAAAGGAATTGCCTAAAAGAAAAAAATAATTCATTGTCCAAAATTGTTTCCGCATACGTTGTACGACTTGAGATTAATATGCATTACCTTTTGTGTTTTTCCAATTGATTTCCATCCCTGAAATCTTTATCCTTAATGAGGAGTAGAAATGGCGAAAGGGAATAACCCGGGATCAGATTATGTCTCTAAAAGATAAGGCATATCGTTTATTCAGCTACATCAGTCAGGTTTACAGTATTGACTTGCCTGTAATACGCGATGTTTCTGAATACAAGGCTGAATTGTGGTGGCAGGCAGACCTTATACATTCCGAGCAATGTAAGATTAAAGAATTCGAGTCTGAGGGCGATGTCTCAGAAGACGAAATAGGGGAAGTCATAGGTAGTGATGCATGGCTTTCCGTTATAAAAAGACAGTACGACCAGCCGCCGGATTTGCCGGAGATGTTGAAAGACTGGATCAATTTATCAATTAATCCGAACAAGAAGCCATCACCCAAGCCCTCTCTTCAAAAAATCATTTCTTTTGATACCGATAAAATACGAGTTGATGCTTTTGAAAAGTATAAAGAAGTACTTAGGGAATGGAAGGCATCTAAAAAAGGACCAATGCCAGGCATTCCGGAAATATTGAATGGCTGGCTTAAGGAGTTAAAGTCTGATGACGAAGAACAGTCGATAATCCCGGAGCAGAAATCTGAAGAAAAATTTGAAGATAATCTGTCAAG from the Nitrospirota bacterium genome contains:
- the infA gene encoding translation initiation factor IF-1, which produces MSKEEAIEVQGTILENLPNAMFRVELENGQQILAYVSGKMRMHFIKILPGDKVTVELSPYDLTKGRITYRFK
- the rpmJ gene encoding 50S ribosomal protein L36; the encoded protein is MKVRSSVKPICAKCKIIKRQGVVRVICSNPKHKQRQG
- the rpsM gene encoding 30S ribosomal protein S13, whose amino-acid sequence is MRIAGVDLPNKERIEISLTRIFGIGRSMSRKILQETGIDLNKKAKDLTDEDGVKLRAIIDKDFKVEGDLRREIAMNIKRLQDIGSYRGLRHKSKLPVRGQRTKTNARTRKGPRKAVGSMKKKGV
- the rpsK gene encoding 30S ribosomal protein S11; its protein translation is MAQKKKKSTKREKKVVHTGEAYIQATFNNTIITITDQNGNVVTWSSAGAQGFKGSRKGTPYAAQIAADVAAKKAMGFGMRQVDVYVKGPGAGRESAIRALQAAGLEVNLIKDVTPVPHNGTKPPKRRRV
- the rpsD gene encoding 30S ribosomal protein S4, which encodes MARYREALCRLCRREGEKLYLKGDRCYTDKCGVERRKYAPGQHGQRKKKPSDYALQLREKQKAKEIYGVLESQFKGNFQIAERRKGVAGSNLLQVLECRLDNAVYRLGFAANRRQARQLVLHGHFTVNNKKVSIPSYQLRAGDIIGLKEASKKLSVIEENISKIERRGLPAWIEMDVNNLKGKILHAPSRDEIDLPVQEQLIVELYSK
- a CDS encoding DNA-directed RNA polymerase subunit alpha translates to MDLKKKGFQLPENINFDSESLTNTYGKFYAEAFERGFGTTIGNALRRVLLSSIEGAAITSIRIPGVLHEFSTITGVKEDVVDVVLNVKQLRMKLHSNEPKVVTINVKGPREIKGKDIETGGQVEILNPEQHIATLEKNASLTMEFTVEKGKGYVTADRNKKADQPVDTMVIDSIFTPIKRVNFWIEGARVGRSTDYDKLVMEIWTDGSITPQNALTEASDILMEHLALFTFDIEEPEENPQLVTAEQSEGDPVSNVVDEFYYDTPAVASEQLLKSVEELELSVRSYNCLKNANIRTLAELVQKTEQEMLRTKNFGRKSLNEIKEIITQMGLHFNMRIDPEELQKLAKNKRVENAS
- the rplQ gene encoding 50S ribosomal protein L17, which codes for MRHKVAGRGFGRNANQRKALLRGLVTSLIEHLKIETTVAKAKEARRLAERVITFSKKGDLHSRRLALSHIPNNKIITKLFNEIAPKITRTSGYLRVVKTRFRAGDNSDMAILEFVDYDLLKPEKKEEKKEARKEAKKEVKKENKEEKTEVKKEKKKAKTAKKEVKE
- a CDS encoding ATP-binding cassette domain-containing protein, with product MQKPNAIEVSGLTKKFGELAAVNDVSFTVTEGEFFGFLGPNGAGKTTLIRILTTLIKPTSGKAVVSCCDVSEKPDSVRQRIGVVPQAMTSDMDLTGYENMDIYGRFYSIPKKERKEKIKYLLDLVGLTSRAGDLVATFSGGMKRRLEIARALVHTPDILFLDEPTIGLDPQSRRVVWEFLEKFRKKDSLTIMLSTHYMEEAESLCDRVAIIDAGKIIALDSPDNLKAQIPGNDIISLTLSDTSRLDEINNILTGIQFVHKIKVDGETLRIYVDNGAQNLTSLIDAVKGAGGTVSSVGIHQQSLEDAFIHFTGKSIREEEAKKVSFLIGAGVPQKLGR
- a CDS encoding ABC transporter permease, which codes for MIKLLAVIERDIKKFWRNPVVIMISLVMPLLYLVILGNSFQGKFKGLPVAVVNRDPGTYSNRVIENLRALEAGPKTISIFQLNDEGRAVEGVRNGQYKAALIIPPDFSKRVVLDKKPEVGLFIDNTDNISAETIRNAVGGTMKFIRQQYVPVRERPGEIYTRNIDLYSLVDYYQSLVPGVVIMAIFLGTMTAGVFNLVMDKFLGINESYLLTPLSRGTIVTGLIISGLTITTITALTVFGVSMLITGIPFLRGLDQGISILIVVILTTLALLSMMFLFLGRASHPRVVGLFSGFMNVIFFFPSGAVYPIESFPNWLKAFSKINPEAYAVHALKSILFKNAGLMIVFGDIMFLLGFTTLMMVLAIVTFKRTL
- a CDS encoding metallopeptidase family protein is translated as MSYSVSREHFEKLAEEALKTLPEEYRKYFVNITIMIEDYPGEDDIKKLNTRKHGLLGLFSGVPYTKKGGFFDIPYPLPDRIMLFQKNIESICSNEDQLVDQIRKTLVHEIGHYFGFSEKELREYEK